TTAAGATTTCTAAATCGTAGTCTTCCTGCAAAATATATGCTAGAATGGAAGCGATGCGCGTTTTTCCTAACCCCACCACGTCGCCAATTAAGACCCCACCGCGTCTTTGCACATAACGAGCGGCAATTTTAATGGCCGATTTCTGAAAATCTAGTAAGTCTTGGTCAAACTGTCGGGGAATTTTGTATTCCGCTAAACCGGCCCTGGCTTCAAAGGAAAGATGGTAGGCTATTTTTAAATAGATATGATAGGGGGGAATAAGACTTTCCCGGGCCCAACTTTCGTTAATCACATTGACAATATCCGAGGATATATCCCAACACCAAGCATCCAACCAACGATCATTAAACCACTTTTGTAATTTGGCACAAGCATCGTGGTCAAGGACATCAATATTTAATTCTCCCTGCTGTTGTAATCCCGCAAAAGTTAGATTACTACTACCCAAAAATCCCACCGTTGGGTTATTGACATCCTGTCGATGAATAAGGTATAATTTAGCATGGAGATTATAGCCCAAAAATAAGCGAATTACTAACTTACCCGATTGAATTTGTTTTCCCAACCGTTGCAAAGCTGCCTGATCTCGATTGCTAGGATTCCCCCAAGTTAATTGTTGGCAAAAATCCTGAACAATTTGTTTTCTTAAACGAGCAGAAGTAGCCTTATCTATATCATTTGAGCGCTTCAATAAAGACAGGGATTGCTGTAGTAATTCCTGGGGTGCTTGCTGCATACCAATCAGCAGACGACAACAGGACAAATCACCACCGAGAAAGTGATCAATATAGGTATCAATGGACTGCCAACCGCGCAAATTAAAATAACCCACGCAAAAATCAGCGCGTTGGGCCAACAATAAACTTTCGCGTAAAATTGGCAATAAATGGGACTCAATATTATCAATAATACGCGGCATATTTTTATAAAAAGATTAAGTTAATATAAGGCTTTTCTAACTGATAACTGATAACTGATAACTGATAACTGATAACTGATAACTGAATTTACTTACTTAATCCAAATAGTTTTAACGTTGACAAATTCGCGAATACCTTCCACACTTAATTCCCGTCCAAAACCGGAACGTTTAATCCCCCCAAAGGGTAAACGAGGATCGGATTTAACCATACCGTTAATAAACACACAACCGGCCTCAATTTCGGTAATTAAACGCTCAATTTCTGCGGGGTTATTCGTCCAAGCACTAGAACCCAAACCAAAGGGACTATCATTAGCTAAAGCGATCGCTTCCTCGATATTTTTGACTCGAAATAGTAAAGCCACCGGTCCAAAAAATTCCTCTTTTTCCCCCGGAGAACCAGCAGGAATATCGGTTAAAATCGTTGGTAGATAGAAGTTACCTTTTCCCTCTAAACGTTGACCCCCCACAAGGACTTTACCACCCATAGCGACGGTTTTTTCCACTTGAGCGGCAATTTCCGAGACGATCGATGCCGTGGCCAAAGGACCAATATCAACAGTTTCATCGAGGGGATCACCAACTTTTAAAGCTTGGAATTTGGCCACTAATAACTGTTCAAATTGATCGGCGACAGTTTCCATAACAATAAACCGTTTAGCGGCGATACAAGTCTGACCATTATTTAACAATCTTGCCGTCACTGCCGTAGCCGCTGCCACCTCGATATCGGCAGTATCTAAAACGATAAAAGGATCACTACCTCCCAACTCCAAAACCACTTTTTTGATCTGTTTTCCTGCGGCGGCTGCTAAACTGATCCCCGCCGGTTCACTACCAGTTAAAGTGGCGGCTTTTACCCGTTCATCGTTAATTAAATCACTAACGCGATCGGCCCCGATCAAAAGAGTTTGAAAAGTGCCATCGGGAAAACCGGCTTCTAATAAAATTCTTTCCACCGCTAAAGCTGATTGGGGAACATTAGAAGCGTGTTTGAGTAGGCCGACATTTCCCGCCATTAAAGCGGGAGCAGCAAAGCGAAATACTTGCCATAAGGGGAAATTCCAGGGCATAACCGCTAAAATTACCCCTAAAGGTTGATAACGGACAAAACTGCGACTAGCATCGGTGGCAATCAGCACATCTTCCAGATAACCGGCGGCATTATCGGCATAAAAACGACAAACCAAGGCACATTTGAGAACTTCTGCGATCGCTGACTTGATCGGTTTCCCCATTTCTAAAGTCATGGTTGTAGCCAATGCTACTTGATCCCGTTCCAAAATATCCGCCGCTTGCCGTAACCACTGTCCCCGTTGACTGATGGCGGTGTGGCGATACTGCTGAAAAGTTGCCTCAGCTAGGGCCAATTTCGTCGCCAATTCCTCCGAGGTTAGAGGGGTAAAAGTCTTGAGAATTTCTCCCGTGGCAGGGTTAACTGAAGCGATACCCATATCCCAATTGTCTCCTATCGAGCGCTATATCTCTAGTTTAGTTCTCTGGTTGTACCGCTGCTGACATAATTCGATCGCTAATTGGATTGCCGCTTGCATACTCTGGGCCCTAGCGATGCCAAGACCGGCGATATCAAAAGCCGTCCCGTGGTCTGGAGAGGTGCGAACAAAAGGTAAACCGATGGTAGTGTTAACAGCACAGTCAAAAGCCATTAATTTGACGGGAATTAGGCCCTGATCGTGGTATAATGCCAGATATGCGTCGGCGGTTTG
This Microcystis wesenbergii NRERC-220 DNA region includes the following protein-coding sequences:
- a CDS encoding NAD-dependent succinate-semialdehyde dehydrogenase, encoding MGIASVNPATGEILKTFTPLTSEELATKLALAEATFQQYRHTAISQRGQWLRQAADILERDQVALATTMTLEMGKPIKSAIAEVLKCALVCRFYADNAAGYLEDVLIATDASRSFVRYQPLGVILAVMPWNFPLWQVFRFAAPALMAGNVGLLKHASNVPQSALAVERILLEAGFPDGTFQTLLIGADRVSDLINDERVKAATLTGSEPAGISLAAAAGKQIKKVVLELGGSDPFIVLDTADIEVAAATAVTARLLNNGQTCIAAKRFIVMETVADQFEQLLVAKFQALKVGDPLDETVDIGPLATASIVSEIAAQVEKTVAMGGKVLVGGQRLEGKGNFYLPTILTDIPAGSPGEKEEFFGPVALLFRVKNIEEAIALANDSPFGLGSSAWTNNPAEIERLITEIEAGCVFINGMVKSDPRLPFGGIKRSGFGRELSVEGIREFVNVKTIWIK